From the genome of Perca fluviatilis chromosome 1, GENO_Pfluv_1.0, whole genome shotgun sequence, one region includes:
- the LOC120562209 gene encoding E3 SUMO-protein ligase KIAA1586-like gives MKRKGDIADFFVKRHKSGPDQAQADPTPETSSPGSSQPGASQASQCEHRQGPSLPPPDINNDWPDLWSAKQTEDFKSKNPWLGSKNKKLGCLVCSSMNSIGIDKEQGVSLSREWMNFEIQVSGQGSRTTSLSVLRNKVRKHALSKAHTQAVKVAEQQKEAAIENAVETMTESYMKETEAVFRTAYHLAKKNRPFSDHESLIELQELNGVCCM, from the exons ATGAAAAGGAAGGGAGATATTGCTGACTTTTTTGTAAAGAGGCACAAATCAGGCCCAGATCAGGCCCAGGCAGACCCCACCCCTGAAACCAGCAGCCCTGGCAGCTCTCAACCGGGAGCTAGCCAGGCAAGTCAGTGTGAGCATAGACAAGGACCCAGTCTACCACCACCAG ACATCAATAATGACTGGCCAGACCTGTGGAGTGCTAAACAAACAGAAGACTTCAAATCCAAGAACCCCTGGTTGGgatccaaaaacaaaaaattgg GATGTCTGGTCTGTAGCAGTATGAACTCCATTGGGATCGACAAGGAGCAAGGTGTATCGCTCTCAAGAGAATGGATGAACTTTGAAATTCAAGTGTCTGGCCAGGGAAGTAGAACAACAAGTTTGTCAGTCTTGAGAAATAAGGTGAGGAAACATGCGTTGTCCAAGGCCCACACTCAGGCTGTGAAGGTGGCAGAGCAACAGAAAGAAGCTGCCATTGAGAATGCAGTGGAGACTATGACTGAGTCCTACATGAAGGAAACTGAAGCTGTGTTTCGAACAGCCTACCATCTGGCCAAAAAGAACCGACCCTTTTCTGACCATGAGAGCCTCATTGAGCTGCAGGAACTGAATGGTGTATGTTGTATGTAG